The DNA window TGAAGAGATCGGAGAAGTTTGTTTGCACATAGAGAATctccagaacatttcaggaacatgtcCAGACATCAGGTCTGAGGACAGTTTCAGAGACTGTgaggtggttgttgttgttgttgttgtggttgttgttgccTCATGTTGATAATgtgtattctctctctctctctctccctctctctccctctctctccctctcctctgctctgctggtgTTCGGGATAACGTTGCTCAACAGGACGTATCTGCTGGACGGGTTAGTATCACTTCCTCTCGTTCAcagttctgagtgtgtgtgtgtgtgtgtgtgtgtgtgtgtgtggatgttgttAAAAACCACATGTTCCTCCTTCTCCTGTGTGTGATACATTATCTGTTGTCCTCTCTggccctccctcctccctcccccctcctccccccctctctctgatAGCATAGCGTATCGACGGGTTATCTGTGTCTATCAGTACCAAGTAGCTGATGATCTTTCTGGAAGGTTCAAGCTTTGCTCTGTGTTCGTTTGCTTTCCCTGACCCACGCTGTGTGAGAGCTGCGACCTCGTGCACCTCCATCTAAACACAGTGTTGAGTTCAGTGTGTTCACTAACACACACCTCAGAGTGAACTCACTGGGTTCCCCTGGTTTCTCCTTCAGGAGGGAAACTGCACTAAGGGCCTGTCCCCTTCGCTCCTCCACTTCCCTGATGATGTTGAAGTGTTTGATTTTCTATCTCGACCTCATGTGGCTCTGTCTGGAGGGGACACGCCCCTCCGAGGGTCACTTCACATCTAGTGGTAGGGCCGAGGGAGCGGAATCGGGACAGGCCCAAAATCACACGTTTCGTTTTAATGCAGCTTTTAGAGATTTAGTCTCGTTGTGGTTTATTTTACTGCACGTGTTCATGTTCGTGTTCATCACGTACTAATGATCCGCTGGAGTTTCCTCctgtgagcagcagctctgtcctCGCATGGTTTGGTCACATCGGTTTATTTCCAGTCGcagataaaacaacacaacacgtTAACATGTGATGTGAATTTATCACAACAAAGAACGTTTAATCACAGTTCGTCAGTTCAACACGAAGCCTCTGACCTGAACTTCAATGAAGCGAAtccacttttattttatgaGAAACAGAATCATTTCACAGTGTAGCAGTGAAGGAGGAGTTACAGAcgactaaataaataaataacaagtcAGATAagttcaaaaatataaaagaataaacttCAAACAATGAATAGATTCGAAGTGTTGGCTTCACTGCACCGAAGATAGATTAACTCGATCCATGAAACCAGGAAGGATGAACTCAAAGTTTTCCAACTTCACTCTGACACAAAGTGTTCGTGCTCAGCAGCCGACCTCTGTCGTAGAGGTTTGTCTTGCTAACAGTGTGCGTCAGAGTGAGTGCAGTCGTTTTCCAGATGTgctgcttctgctctcacatcagTTTGTGTTGACGTCAGGTCGTGTATGGTGGAAGAGTCTGGAACGCTGGAGTCGCAGCTGGAGGCCACCAAGGTAATAAATCATGAGTAACGTAACGCTGCTGCCGGATGTTTGAGCTGAAGCTAGAGCTGAAGGGTTGTGTTGATGTTCGTGTAGCGCAAACATCAGGAGATCCGGGCGATGCGCAGTCAGCTAAAGAAGATCGAGGATTTGGGTGCAGCGATGGAGGAAGCGCTGATCTTGGACAACAAGTACACGGAGCACAGCACAGTGGGTCTGGCTCAGCAGTGGGACCAACTGGACCAACTGGGAATGAGGATGCAACACAACCTGGAGCAGCAGATACAGGCCAGGTACACGCCAACAACACGGTCACTGATCGCCGGAGACACACGTCTACATAAAGCTCACGTCCGTCCCTCTGTCTTTCAGAAACACCACAGGAGTGACCGAGGAGGCTCTGAAGGAGTTCAGCATGATGTTCAAGTACGTGGCGCTGACCTGCTGCCGTCCTgacgtgtttctgtgtctgactGAATCCTCACGGTCTCACGTCTCTTCACAGGCACTTCGACAAAGAGAAGTCCGGTCGTCTGAACCACCAGGAGTTCAAGTCGTGTCTGCGCTCGCTGGGCTACGACCTGCCCATGGTGGAAGAGGGAGAGCCTGATCCTGAGTTCGAGGCCATACTCGACACCGTGGATCCAAACAGGTCTGACTCCAGCAAACACAGTCAAACAAACGCACCCGCAGAGCGTTAATTATCTTTAACGTGTCCTCAGACTCCTCTACCCACAGTGTAGAGTCGCTGCGTCAGAATCTGTGTTTATAATGAAactgaataaacagatgaaaatacggacatttgttcatattttgcattaaaatctgtttattttcttcattcacgTTTTAGATATTTGGTTTTATTCgtgtttatggttaaactgttaaatatcaaacttcaatttcaaatgttcaTCGTAAGAGTTTGATAACAACAAAGTGTTGTTTATATTTCCACCTGGACGACAATCCATAAAAGTCTGACTGATGATAACGTGTAATCAGCCTGAACGTGTAACAAACTACTGCACCGACACTTTCCAGACTAAagtatgtgttgtgtgtgtgtgtgtgtgtgtgtgtgtgtgtgcagggacgGGAACGTGTCGTTGCAGGAGTACATGGCGTTCATGATCAGCCGCGAGACAGAGAATGTGAAGTCCAGTGAGGAGATCGAGAGCGCGTTCCGAGCTCTGAGCACCGAGAACAAACCCTACGTCACTAAAGAAGAGTTGTATCAGGTGAGTGGAGCTCGCTGCTCCATCTCTGGATCTTCTGTCAGTGTCACAGCTCAGCGCTCtaacttcctcctcttcctcctcttcctcctccagaacCTGAGCAAGGAGCAGGCCGACTACTGCCTCTCACACATGAAGCCCTACCTCGACAGCAAGGGCCGCGAGCTGCCGTCAGCTTTCGACTTTGTGGAATTCACCCGCTCGCTCTTCGTCAACTGATCCCTCACCCGCCAGTGACCAATCGGGACGCGttttcccaaacacacacacgcttcaaCACGAACACAGCTGAAACTGCATGATTGTGGCACGAGGAATCCTCACTGATAACAACCGTCTGTATTTATCTCGCTCTAACGTTGTGCTTCTCATGATAGCATAGTGACTGTCTGCATTTGAATGTGATTGTTTTAGCTGTTTTAGCTCTCAATGAATTTAAGAACCTAATAGTAAGAATAATATAACAACAACCTGACCACTGCAGTGTGCTTTAATAAACGCTACTGGTTACAACTGGaaactgctgctttttatttcactccCACACTCGACACCATCACAGGAGCAGGAAACTGTCCGGACGTTAGTCACTCAGCCACCTGGTTGGCGATCTGCTCCAGCTGGCTGCTCTCTCTCGGGCTCTGCTCCGACAGGTCGGCGCTCAGCTGCCAAACGCCGACCGTCCCGTCCGTGTTTCCCACGGCCATCAGGTGAGGGTTCTGAGCGTTGAAGGCCAGACTCGTAGCAGCGTGTCCGGCTCCTCCCTGCTCGATGGTGGCCGCTGGTCTGAGAGATCTGCGGCCCAGgtcaaatatctgcactttacctgagacagaggagaggacgtCTGAGTGACAGCGGTCTGAGTGACAGCGGTCTGAGTGACAGCGGTCTGAGGTCGTAAGAAATCTACGAGTTCATCTCAAAGTTAGGTGTTTAGAGGTCTTAGAGTTGAACCTTTTCATAAAACTCAAACGTGCAGGTTTGTATTAATGAATGGAACCAGATCATGTCATTCTTTATCTTCATTATGATGAAGTAACTTCCTTTATCTTAACTCTCACAGGTTTTAAACAGTCTGAATTTTAGTGAGTTAAATtaaatcagacacacacacacacacacacaggtttgatgCTGCACCTTGTCCTGTGGCTGCGGCGAACACCAGCGGTCTGGTCGGAGACCACTGCACCTGAAACACGTAGGAGTCGGAGACCCTGAGCGAGAGGAGCGGGTTGACCTGCAGCAGCGAGTGGACGTGGGCCAGACCGTCCGTCCCCGCGCTCACAAACAAGTTCCTGCAGAGAACACGACACAGGAAGTCACCACGactcagctgcaacataatCTCTGATCACTTCTGCGCGTGGTCTGTATGTGGCGCTGTCACCTGTGAAAAGGGGAGCAGTGTATGGAGTGGACGGGGCCGCTGCAGGGCCGGAAGGAGAAGACGGCCGGGGCCCTCGGGGTCACGCTCTGACCCTCGGAGGAGACGGCGGCTGGCGtcgtggaggagaaggagcagcgGAGCAGGAGGCCGCCCTCGGAGCCGACCAGGAAGGTGTCGGAGTCCCAGGGAGAGAGAGCCAGGGAGGTGACGCCCACAGTGCTGCTGCCCCGAGTCTGACAGAGAAACAGCCATTCTGTCGGtgggagcttttattttgaaaacacagtGGTCTGTTACCATCGCTGGGCTTTTATTCTGAACTGCTGGAGTTCCTCTGGGCTCCGGTCCCTCTCTCACCTTGACTCTGTGAGGGACCTGCTGACGCACGAAGGCGAAGGCGGCGTCCAGGACAAACCGGCCCTGGTCAGAGTCCAACGTCCACAGCAGCACTCGTCCTCCTGAACCGGCACTGAGGACACCGAAGTCTCCTCTCTTCTGCAGGGACACCCAggacacctacacacacacacacacacagtaaataaagatggacgacatgacagctcacaaaaagtgaagccaaatggTCTTgaccgccccctggtggctggctgcagtaaaggtcataaacccctcctccatgtcagcagatgggacatgaaccgaACAAACATTGGGAACAGGGTGAGacgacatgattgacagctgtcactcactcctgattggttgaggcCTAGTTGACGTGTCAGTTACCTGATAGACAGGTTCTCTGTGACTCTCTGCTGACGTCCCCGTCAGAGCCACAACTGGGTCCTGAGTCCGACTGGTGTCCCAGACGACCACCTCTCCACTGTACAGAccgcctgcacacacacacacacacagacactctacATCAGTCTGTCCTCAGCTTGTGATGTGAGAGcacagacggacagatggacGGTGGGGTACCTGCCAGGAGGGCGGGCCTGTCGGGGTGACAGCACAGAGCAGTGACTCCAGTGGGAACATCTATGACCAGATCAGCCTGTCGGGGGTTCAGACCTCGACGATCCAGGTTCCACGAGCAGACGTAGGAGCTCTCTGTGCTCCAGCCTCCATCGTCCATCCTGTCCACAGAGGAAGACAGGTGTCTCACAACAGAGTGTcaggctgagggggggggggggacatggTGTGGACGACTGAGGAGGTGCTTCAGGAGTGTTTGAGGAGAAGAGGAGCTCCCTACAACACGTCATGTCTCCTTTAAACCAGTTTGAAATCAGATGTTTGGGTTTGAACGTACCGA is part of the Paralichthys olivaceus isolate ysfri-2021 chromosome 18, ASM2471397v2, whole genome shotgun sequence genome and encodes:
- the dync2i2 gene encoding cytoplasmic dynein 2 intermediate chain 2 isoform X1 — its product is MFSDEASDSVTVESVWRKKHESHRDTRGCQTPAVSRCEAEIQSVSTSSSSSQTEPEQLRQPPPEAPEHPEPPGLGAFLQRVEELVVGELLRNSRSHAFDGFQVNWAEHRQLVSRLHLLQHPVAQETGLHVTCVSWSCTGSVVVCGYGRMDDGGWSTESSYVCSWNLDRRGLNPRQADLVIDVPTGVTALCCHPDRPALLAGGLYSGEVVVWDTSRTQDPVVALTGTSAESHREPVYQVSWVSLQKRGDFGVLSAGSGGRVLLWTLDSDQGRFVLDAAFAFVRQQVPHRVKLPPTEWLFLCQTRGSSTVGVTSLALSPWDSDTFLVGSEGGLLLRCSFSSTTPAAVSSEGQSVTPRAPAVFSFRPCSGPVHSIHCSPFHRNLFVSAGTDGLAHVHSLLQVNPLLSLRVSDSYVFQVQWSPTRPLVFAAATGQGKVQIFDLGRRSLRPAATIEQGGAGHAATSLAFNAQNPHLMAVGNTDGTVGVWQLSADLSEQSPRESSQLEQIANQVAE
- the dync2i2 gene encoding cytoplasmic dynein 2 intermediate chain 2 isoform X2; this translates as MFSDEASDSVTVESVWRKKHESHRDTRGCQTPAVSRCEAEIQSVSTSSSSSQTEPEQLRQPPPEAPEHPEPPGLGAFLQRVEELVVGELLRNSRSHAFDGFQVNWAEHRQLVSRLHLLQHPVAQETGLHVTCVSWSCTGSVVVCGYGRMDDGGWSTESSYVCSWNLDRRGLNPRQADLVIDVPTGVTALCCHPDRPALLAGGLYSGEVVVWDTSRTQDPVVALTGTSAESHREPVYQVSWVSLQKRGDFGVLSAGSGGRVLLWTLDSDQGRFVLDAAFAFVRQQVPHRVKTRGSSTVGVTSLALSPWDSDTFLVGSEGGLLLRCSFSSTTPAAVSSEGQSVTPRAPAVFSFRPCSGPVHSIHCSPFHRNLFVSAGTDGLAHVHSLLQVNPLLSLRVSDSYVFQVQWSPTRPLVFAAATGQGKVQIFDLGRRSLRPAATIEQGGAGHAATSLAFNAQNPHLMAVGNTDGTVGVWQLSADLSEQSPRESSQLEQIANQVAE